From a region of the Basfia succiniciproducens genome:
- the metG gene encoding methionine--tRNA ligase, with amino-acid sequence MSNQHRQILVTCALPYANGPIHLGHMLEHIQADIWVRFQRMRGNEIHFVCADDAHGTPIMLKADQMGITPEQLIADVKEKHYADFCGFNISFDNYHSTHSEENRELSELIYSRLKENGFIKSRTISQLFDPEKSMFLPDRFVKGTCPKCKAEDQYGDNCEVCSATYSPTELINPRSAVSGATPVIKESEHFFFDLPSFESMLKEWNRSGALQSEVANKMQEWFDAGLQQWDISRDAPYFGFKIPGTENKYFYVWLDAPIGYMASFKNLCKRENLDFDRFWNKDSNTELYHFIGKDIMYFHSLFWPAMLDGANYRKPTNIFVHGYVTVNGEKMSKSRGTFIQAATYLKHLDPECLRYYYAAKLSNRIDDLDLNLDDFVQRVNTDLVNKLVNLASRNAGFIQKRFDGKLADKLEDEPLFAEFIAQSEQIAAYYENREFGKAIREIMALTDKANKYVDDKAPWVIAKEEGREAELQAVCSMGIQLFRVLMGYLKPVLPKLAERSEAFLQAELTWDNLAQPLLNHGIAPFKALFSRLDVKQIDAMIEASKAENATVNATVKKEEKNSKKSTALLTDFEPIEPEISIDDFAKIDLRVAKVIKCEEVPESKKLLKFQLDLGFEQRQVLSGIKGAYNNPEELEGRFVIVVANLAPRKMKFGVSEGMILSAGTGGEDLYLLDVDAGVKAGSRVM; translated from the coding sequence ATGTCAAATCAACATCGTCAAATTTTAGTGACCTGCGCATTGCCTTATGCTAACGGTCCGATTCATTTAGGTCATATGCTTGAGCATATTCAGGCGGATATTTGGGTGCGGTTTCAGCGTATGCGCGGTAATGAGATCCATTTTGTATGCGCCGATGATGCGCACGGTACGCCGATTATGTTAAAAGCCGACCAAATGGGCATTACGCCGGAACAATTAATTGCGGATGTTAAAGAAAAGCATTATGCGGATTTCTGCGGATTTAACATTAGCTTTGATAATTATCATTCCACCCATTCGGAAGAAAACCGAGAATTATCCGAATTAATTTATAGCCGCTTAAAAGAAAACGGTTTTATTAAAAGCCGCACAATTTCTCAATTGTTTGACCCGGAAAAATCCATGTTTCTGCCGGATCGTTTTGTGAAAGGGACTTGCCCGAAATGCAAGGCGGAAGATCAATACGGCGATAACTGCGAAGTGTGTTCGGCTACTTACAGCCCGACGGAATTAATTAACCCTCGTTCCGCTGTTTCCGGCGCAACACCCGTAATTAAAGAAAGCGAACATTTCTTCTTTGATTTGCCGAGTTTTGAGTCCATGTTAAAAGAATGGAACCGTTCCGGTGCGTTGCAATCGGAGGTGGCAAACAAAATGCAGGAATGGTTTGATGCGGGCTTGCAGCAATGGGATATTTCCCGCGATGCGCCGTATTTCGGTTTTAAAATCCCGGGCACGGAAAACAAATATTTCTATGTTTGGTTGGATGCGCCAATCGGTTATATGGCGTCGTTTAAAAATTTATGTAAACGGGAAAATCTGGATTTTGACCGTTTTTGGAATAAAGATAGCAATACGGAACTTTATCATTTTATCGGTAAAGATATTATGTATTTCCACAGTCTGTTTTGGCCTGCCATGTTAGACGGCGCGAATTATCGTAAACCGACAAATATTTTCGTGCACGGTTATGTGACCGTAAACGGCGAAAAAATGTCCAAGTCCCGCGGTACTTTTATTCAGGCGGCAACTTATCTGAAACATTTGGATCCGGAATGCCTGCGTTATTACTATGCGGCAAAACTCAGTAACCGTATTGACGATTTAGACTTAAATCTGGACGATTTTGTACAACGCGTTAATACCGATTTAGTTAATAAACTGGTTAACTTGGCTTCGCGCAATGCCGGATTTATTCAAAAACGTTTTGATGGTAAATTGGCGGATAAATTAGAAGATGAACCGCTATTCGCCGAATTTATCGCGCAATCGGAGCAAATCGCCGCTTATTATGAAAACCGTGAATTCGGTAAAGCTATCCGTGAAATTATGGCGTTAACGGATAAAGCGAATAAATACGTGGATGATAAAGCGCCTTGGGTGATTGCCAAAGAAGAAGGACGTGAAGCGGAATTGCAGGCGGTTTGTTCCATGGGTATTCAACTTTTCCGGGTGTTAATGGGCTATCTGAAACCGGTATTGCCTAAATTGGCGGAACGTTCGGAGGCTTTCCTACAGGCGGAATTAACCTGGGATAATTTAGCGCAACCATTGTTAAACCATGGTATTGCGCCGTTTAAAGCCTTATTCAGCCGTTTAGACGTTAAACAAATCGATGCCATGATCGAAGCGTCAAAAGCGGAAAATGCCACCGTTAATGCAACAGTTAAGAAAGAAGAAAAAAATTCGAAAAAATCCACCGCACTTTTAACGGATTTTGAGCCGATTGAACCTGAAATCAGCATTGATGATTTTGCCAAAATCGATTTACGGGTGGCAAAAGTAATTAAATGCGAAGAAGTGCCGGAAAGCAAAAAATTATTGAAATTTCAGCTGGATTTGGGCTTTGAGCAACGTCAGGTATTGTCCGGCATTAAAGGCGCCTACAATAACCCCGAAGAACTTGAAGGTCGTTTTGTGATTGTGGTGGCAAATCTTGCACCGCGCAAAATGAAATTCGGCGTGTCTGAAGGTATGATTTTATCGGCGGGCACCGGCGGTGAAGATTTATATTTGCTTGATGTAGATGCTGGCGTTAAAGCGGGTAGTCGCGTAATGTAA
- the epmA gene encoding elongation factor P--(R)-beta-lysine ligase produces MFEQELWQPSAPIKTLFTRAKIIREIRKFFTERGLLEVETPVLSEFGVTDVHLSTFNTEFIAPIGENSKTLWLMTSPEYHMKRLLAAGSGAIFQICRVFRNEEAGSRHNPEFTMLEWYRPHFDMYRLINEVDDLLQQILDCEPAESFSYQFVFQQYVGLDPLSAPRAELVAKAREHHFMCDENEERDTLLEFLFSTVVEPQIGQTRPAVIYHFPASQAALAQISSEDHRVAERFEFYFKGLELANGFNELTDANEQIIRFERDNRQREKTGLPQRAIDKRLLAALEAGMPNCAGVALGVDRLLMAALNANRIEEVMAFGVNNA; encoded by the coding sequence ATGTTTGAACAAGAACTATGGCAGCCAAGCGCGCCGATAAAAACTCTTTTTACCCGTGCAAAAATTATCAGAGAAATCCGTAAGTTTTTTACCGAGCGAGGTTTGTTGGAAGTGGAAACACCGGTGTTAAGCGAGTTCGGCGTTACCGATGTGCATTTATCCACATTTAATACGGAATTTATCGCGCCGATTGGTGAAAATTCAAAGACCTTATGGTTGATGACCAGCCCGGAATATCATATGAAACGTCTGCTTGCTGCAGGTAGCGGTGCGATTTTCCAGATTTGCCGTGTGTTTCGTAATGAAGAGGCGGGTAGTCGTCATAATCCGGAATTTACTATGTTGGAATGGTATCGTCCGCATTTTGATATGTATCGCTTAATCAACGAAGTGGACGATTTATTGCAACAGATTTTAGATTGCGAACCGGCGGAAAGTTTCAGTTACCAATTCGTTTTTCAGCAATATGTGGGGCTGGATCCGCTTTCCGCACCGCGAGCGGAGCTGGTAGCGAAAGCGCGCGAACATCATTTTATGTGCGATGAAAATGAAGAACGGGATACTTTGTTAGAATTTCTTTTCAGCACGGTTGTTGAACCGCAAATCGGGCAAACCCGTCCGGCGGTTATTTATCATTTTCCTGCCAGTCAAGCGGCTTTAGCACAAATCAGTTCTGAAGATCATCGGGTGGCGGAGCGTTTTGAATTTTATTTCAAAGGGTTGGAGCTGGCTAACGGTTTTAACGAATTAACGGATGCGAACGAGCAAATCATTCGTTTTGAACGGGATAACCGCCAACGTGAAAAAACGGGTCTGCCGCAACGGGCTATTGATAAGCGTTTATTGGCGGCTCTGGAAGCCGGTATGCCGAATTGTGCGGGCGTTGCGTTAGGTGTTGACCGTTTACTGATGGCGGCGTTAAATGCTAATCGCATTGAAGAAGTGATGGCGTTTGGTGTGAATAATGCTTAG
- the frdC gene encoding fumarate reductase subunit FrdC, with protein sequence MTTESKRNKYVREVTPTWWKSWSFYKFYMLRESSAIPTVWFCLVLLYGVFCLTTANGFVEKFIPFLQNPVVVILNLISLALLLLHAFTLFQMTGEVMSGSLGLKSEVIQKALKVLFAIVTVVALVLVCI encoded by the coding sequence ATGACAACTGAAAGTAAACGCAATAAATATGTTCGCGAAGTAACTCCTACTTGGTGGAAAAGCTGGAGTTTCTATAAATTCTATATGTTACGTGAATCAAGTGCGATTCCAACAGTTTGGTTCTGCCTTGTATTACTTTACGGTGTATTCTGTTTAACAACGGCAAACGGTTTTGTGGAGAAATTTATTCCTTTCCTACAAAATCCGGTTGTTGTGATTTTAAACTTAATTTCACTTGCATTATTACTATTACACGCATTTACTTTATTCCAAATGACAGGCGAAGTAATGTCGGGGTCGCTCGGTCTTAAATCGGAAGTAATCCAAAAGGCATTAAAAGTGTTATTTGCTATCGTAACTGTTGTTGCATTAGTTTTAGTCTGTATCTAG
- a CDS encoding succinate dehydrogenase/fumarate reductase iron-sulfur subunit: MANQAMMNVEVLRYNPEVDKEPYLRTYQVPYDNQTSLLDALGYIKDRLDPELAYRWSCRMAICGSCGMMVNNIPKLACKTFLRDYSGHMRIEPLANFPIERDLIVDLSHFIESLEAIKPYIIGNEMPALDGQPHPSAELAKSRTKQTPAQLEKYRQFSMCINCGLCYAACPQFGLNPEFVGPAALTMAHRYNLDNRDHGKAERMPIINGENGVWTCTFVGACSEVCPKHVNPAAAINQGKLESAKDYLISMLKPKA, from the coding sequence ATGGCTAATCAAGCAATGATGAACGTTGAAGTATTGCGTTATAACCCTGAAGTGGATAAAGAACCATACTTACGTACTTACCAAGTGCCTTACGATAACCAAACCTCTTTGTTAGACGCGTTAGGTTATATTAAAGACAGACTGGATCCGGAACTTGCATACCGTTGGTCTTGCCGTATGGCGATTTGCGGTTCATGCGGTATGATGGTAAACAATATTCCTAAATTGGCATGTAAAACTTTCTTACGCGACTATAGCGGTCATATGCGTATTGAACCGTTGGCTAACTTCCCGATTGAGCGCGACTTAATCGTTGATTTAAGCCACTTCATTGAAAGTCTGGAAGCTATCAAACCTTATATTATCGGTAATGAAATGCCGGCATTAGACGGTCAGCCGCATCCTTCCGCCGAATTGGCGAAAAGCCGTACCAAACAAACTCCGGCACAGTTAGAGAAATATCGTCAATTCTCTATGTGTATTAACTGCGGCTTATGTTATGCAGCCTGCCCGCAATTCGGTTTAAACCCTGAATTCGTCGGTCCTGCGGCATTAACAATGGCTCATCGTTACAATCTCGATAACCGTGACCACGGTAAAGCGGAGCGTATGCCGATTATTAACGGCGAAAACGGGGTTTGGACTTGTACATTCGTCGGTGCATGTTCGGAAGTTTGTCCGAAACATGTAAACCCTGCAGCAGCAATTAACCAAGGTAAATTAGAAAGTGCTAAAGACTATCTAATTTCAATGCTTAAACCGAAAGCGTAG
- the frdD gene encoding fumarate reductase subunit FrdD has protein sequence MVDQNPKRSNEPPVWLMFSAGGMVSGLAFPVLILILGILLPFGIISPDNIIAFSHHWFGKLVILALTIFPMWAGLHRLHHGMHDIKVHVPNGGLIFYGLAAVYSFIVLFAVIAI, from the coding sequence ATGGTTGATCAAAATCCAAAACGTTCAAATGAGCCGCCTGTATGGTTAATGTTCAGTGCCGGTGGTATGGTGAGTGGTCTTGCATTCCCTGTATTGATTTTAATTCTAGGTATTCTTTTGCCCTTTGGAATTATTTCACCGGATAATATTATTGCATTCTCACATCATTGGTTCGGTAAATTAGTTATTCTTGCATTAACTATTTTCCCAATGTGGGCTGGCCTTCACCGTCTTCACCACGGTATGCACGATATTAAAGTGCATGTTCCAAACGGCGGATTAATCTTCTACGGTCTGGCGGCGGTTTATAGCTTTATCGTGCTTTTTGCCGTAATTGCAATTTGA
- the frdA gene encoding fumarate reductase (quinol) flavoprotein subunit yields MQTVNVDIAIVGAGGGGLRAAIAAAEANPNLKIALVSKVYPMRSHTVAAEGGAAAVIKEEDSYDKHFQDTVAGGDWLCEQDVVEYFVQHSPVEMTQMERWGCPWSRKQDGDVNVRRFGGMKIERTWFAADKTGFHLLHTLFQTSIQFPQIQRFDEHFVLDVLVDDGHARGVVAMDMMEGKLVQINANAVVIATGGGCRSFKFNTNGGIVTGDGLSMAYRHGVPLRDMEFVQYHPTGLPNTGILMTEGCRGEGGILVNKDGYRYLQDYGLGPETPVGKPENKYMELGPRDKVSQAFWQEWKKGRTLKTAKGVDVVHLDLRHLGEKYLHERLPFICELSQAYEGVNPVNEPIPVRPVVHYTMGGIEVDFNSETRIKGLFAVGECASSGLHGANRLGSNSLAELLVLGRVAGEYAAQRAVEATAANQTAVDAQAQDVVRRLEDLFNQEGTENWADIREEMGTAMEEGCGIYRDQASMQTAVDKIAELKERYKRIRIQDRSSVFNTNVLYTVELGYILDVAQAIANSALERKESRGAHQRLDYVERDDTNYLKHTLAFYNENGAPRIDYSPVKITKSQPAKRVYGAEADAAEAAAKAKENANG; encoded by the coding sequence GTGCAAACTGTTAATGTCGATATCGCAATCGTAGGCGCTGGTGGCGGTGGTTTACGCGCTGCAATCGCAGCAGCTGAAGCTAATCCAAACTTAAAAATTGCATTAGTGTCTAAGGTCTATCCAATGCGTAGCCATACTGTTGCGGCAGAAGGCGGTGCAGCGGCTGTAATTAAAGAAGAAGACTCATATGATAAACACTTCCAAGACACTGTTGCTGGTGGTGACTGGTTATGTGAGCAAGACGTAGTTGAATATTTCGTTCAACATTCGCCTGTTGAAATGACTCAAATGGAACGCTGGGGCTGTCCTTGGTCTCGTAAACAAGACGGTGATGTTAACGTTCGTCGTTTCGGCGGTATGAAAATTGAGCGTACATGGTTTGCTGCGGATAAAACGGGTTTCCACCTGTTACACACGTTATTCCAAACTTCAATCCAATTCCCTCAAATACAACGTTTTGACGAACATTTCGTATTAGATGTGTTGGTTGACGACGGTCATGCCCGCGGTGTTGTTGCGATGGATATGATGGAAGGTAAACTGGTACAAATCAATGCGAATGCGGTTGTTATTGCAACCGGCGGCGGTTGTCGTTCGTTTAAATTTAATACCAACGGCGGTATCGTGACCGGTGACGGCTTATCAATGGCTTATCGTCACGGCGTGCCTTTGCGTGATATGGAATTTGTTCAATATCACCCGACAGGTTTACCGAACACAGGTATTTTGATGACCGAAGGTTGCCGCGGCGAAGGTGGTATCTTGGTGAATAAAGACGGTTACCGTTATCTTCAAGACTACGGTCTGGGCCCAGAAACACCGGTCGGCAAACCTGAAAACAAATATATGGAACTTGGTCCTCGCGATAAAGTTTCACAAGCCTTCTGGCAAGAATGGAAAAAAGGCAGAACCTTAAAAACGGCAAAAGGCGTAGATGTCGTCCATCTTGACTTACGTCACTTAGGTGAAAAATATCTACATGAACGTTTACCGTTTATCTGTGAATTATCTCAGGCTTATGAAGGCGTGAACCCTGTAAACGAACCGATTCCGGTACGTCCGGTCGTTCACTATACCATGGGTGGTATTGAAGTTGATTTCAACAGTGAAACCCGCATTAAAGGTTTATTCGCTGTGGGTGAATGTGCGTCTTCAGGCTTACACGGTGCAAACCGTTTAGGTTCTAACTCACTTGCCGAATTGCTTGTTTTAGGTCGTGTAGCAGGTGAATATGCGGCACAACGTGCGGTTGAAGCGACTGCGGCAAACCAAACAGCCGTTGATGCGCAAGCGCAAGATGTCGTTCGTCGTCTGGAAGATCTATTCAATCAGGAAGGTACTGAAAACTGGGCTGATATCCGTGAAGAAATGGGTACGGCAATGGAAGAAGGTTGCGGTATCTATCGTGATCAGGCAAGTATGCAAACTGCGGTTGATAAAATTGCAGAATTGAAAGAACGTTATAAACGTATTCGTATTCAAGACCGTTCAAGCGTGTTCAACACTAATGTGTTATATACCGTTGAATTAGGCTACATCCTTGATGTTGCGCAAGCTATCGCAAACTCGGCGTTAGAACGTAAAGAGTCTCGCGGTGCACACCAACGTTTAGACTACGTAGAACGTGACGATACGAATTATTTAAAACATACTCTTGCATTCTATAATGAAAACGGTGCACCTCGCATTGATTATAGTCCGGTGAAAATTACTAAATCTCAACCTGCTAAACGTGTATACGGTGCGGAAGCTGATGCAGCCGAAGCAGCAGCTAAAGCTAAGGAGAACGCAAATGGCTAA
- a CDS encoding methionine biosynthesis PLP-dependent protein, translating to MTQNYSIETILAQAGNKSDARTGAVSTPIFLSTAYGHRGIGESTGFDYTRTKNPTRLVLEETIAKLENGDQGFAFSSGMAAIQVLMTLFTAPDEWIVSSDVYGGTYRLLDFAYKNNNSVKPVYVNTASVEAIEAAITPNTKAIFVETPSNPLMEECNVTEIAKIAKKYNLLLIVDNTFLTPVFSRPLDLGADIVIHSATKYLAGHNDTLAGLVVAKGQALCERIFYIQNGAGAVLSPFDSWLTIRGLKTLALRMERHQANAAAIAEFLKAQPQVKDVLYPNKGGMLSFRLQDENWVNPFLKAINLITFAESLGGTESFITYPTTQTHMDIPAEERIARGVTNDLLRFSVGLENVEDIKADLAQAFAQFK from the coding sequence ATGACACAAAATTATTCTATTGAAACTATTCTCGCGCAAGCGGGCAATAAGTCGGATGCCCGCACGGGTGCGGTATCCACACCTATTTTCCTTTCCACCGCTTATGGTCACCGAGGTATCGGAGAAAGTACGGGCTTTGATTACACCCGCACTAAAAATCCGACCCGCTTGGTATTGGAAGAGACAATCGCTAAATTGGAAAACGGCGATCAGGGTTTCGCCTTTTCTTCCGGTATGGCGGCAATTCAAGTGCTAATGACCTTATTTACGGCGCCGGACGAGTGGATTGTTTCCAGTGATGTTTATGGCGGAACCTATCGTCTGCTGGATTTCGCCTATAAAAATAACAACAGCGTGAAACCGGTTTATGTCAATACGGCTTCAGTGGAGGCGATTGAAGCAGCGATTACGCCGAACACTAAGGCAATTTTTGTGGAAACCCCGTCAAATCCGTTGATGGAAGAATGTAATGTGACGGAAATCGCTAAAATTGCCAAAAAATATAATTTATTATTAATTGTAGATAACACATTCTTAACGCCGGTATTTTCCCGGCCGTTGGATTTAGGCGCCGATATTGTGATTCATAGTGCGACGAAATACCTTGCCGGTCATAACGATACTCTAGCCGGTTTAGTGGTAGCAAAAGGGCAGGCGCTTTGCGAGCGTATCTTTTATATTCAAAACGGTGCGGGCGCCGTATTATCGCCCTTTGATTCATGGCTAACCATTCGCGGTTTGAAAACATTAGCGTTGCGTATGGAACGTCATCAGGCGAATGCGGCGGCGATTGCGGAATTTCTGAAAGCGCAGCCGCAGGTCAAAGACGTACTTTATCCGAATAAAGGCGGTATGTTGTCATTCCGGTTACAGGATGAAAACTGGGTAAATCCGTTTTTGAAAGCCATTAATTTAATTACGTTTGCCGAAAGCCTTGGCGGCACGGAAAGTTTTATTACTTATCCGACCACTCAAACCCATATGGATATCCCAGCAGAAGAACGAATTGCGCGCGGTGTGACCAATGATTTGCTGCGTTTTTCCGTCGGTTTAGAGAACGTCGAAGATATTAAAGCGGATTTGGCGCAGGCTTTCGCTCAATTTAAATAG
- the apbC gene encoding iron-sulfur cluster carrier protein ApbC has product MSIIYTDNLSAGQQAQIQTLFQQYRHPSLKKDLIALSAVKKAEKGGDTLRIELSMPFPWNSAFEQLKADLSDKLLSATESKNIKWQLTYQIATLKRANNQPAVKGVKNIIAVTSGKGGVGKSTVSVNLALALQAQGARVGILDADIYGPSIPHMLGAPDQRPTSPDNQHITPIQAHGLFANSIGFLMDEENATVWRGPMASSALSQLLNETLWPDLDYLVIDMPPGTGDIQLTLSQQIPVTGAVVVTTPQDIALLDAVKGISMFNRVSVPVLGIVENMSMHICSNCGHHEAIFGTGGAERIAQKYHVEMLGQLPLHICLREDLDKGTPTVVSNSNQEIRDAFMQLAEKIGYELYFQGAVIPSEIMFREVK; this is encoded by the coding sequence ATGTCTATTATATATACCGATAATCTCAGCGCCGGGCAGCAAGCTCAAATACAAACCTTATTTCAACAGTATCGGCATCCCAGCTTAAAAAAAGATCTCATTGCGTTAAGTGCGGTGAAAAAAGCAGAAAAAGGCGGCGATACGTTACGCATTGAACTTTCGATGCCCTTTCCCTGGAATAGCGCTTTTGAACAATTAAAAGCGGATTTGTCGGATAAATTGTTGTCCGCCACGGAAAGCAAAAATATCAAATGGCAATTAACCTATCAAATCGCTACCTTAAAACGCGCAAACAACCAACCTGCGGTGAAAGGGGTTAAAAATATTATTGCCGTTACTTCGGGCAAAGGCGGGGTTGGTAAATCGACCGTTAGCGTAAACCTGGCACTGGCATTGCAAGCCCAAGGCGCCCGTGTCGGTATTTTGGACGCGGATATTTACGGCCCTTCAATTCCCCATATGTTAGGCGCGCCGGATCAACGTCCGACTTCGCCGGACAACCAACATATCACGCCGATCCAGGCTCACGGATTATTCGCCAACTCTATCGGTTTTCTGATGGATGAAGAAAATGCCACGGTTTGGCGCGGTCCGATGGCAAGCAGTGCATTGAGCCAGTTATTAAACGAAACCTTATGGCCGGATTTGGATTATTTAGTGATCGACATGCCGCCGGGTACCGGGGACATTCAGCTTACTTTATCGCAACAAATCCCGGTAACCGGTGCGGTAGTAGTGACAACTCCGCAGGATATCGCATTGCTTGACGCTGTTAAAGGCATTTCCATGTTTAACCGAGTTTCCGTGCCCGTATTAGGCATTGTGGAAAATATGTCTATGCATATTTGTTCAAACTGCGGTCATCATGAAGCGATTTTCGGCACAGGCGGCGCCGAACGAATCGCACAAAAATACCATGTTGAAATGCTGGGACAATTACCGTTACACATTTGTTTGCGTGAAGATTTAGATAAAGGCACGCCGACGGTCGTTTCAAATTCAAATCAGGAAATCCGCGATGCTTTCATGCAATTAGCGGAAAAAATCGGCTACGAACTTTATTTCCAGGGTGCCGTTATTCCGAGCGAAATTATGTTTCGTGAAGTGAAATAA
- a CDS encoding DUF1232 domain-containing protein — MKKNIKIILLILYILSPIDLVPEAFVGLLGLSDDLIALILLIKQILKK, encoded by the coding sequence ATGAAGAAAAATATAAAAATTATTTTGCTTATTCTCTATATTCTGTCACCAATTGATCTTGTGCCGGAAGCCTTTGTCGGTTTGCTTGGTTTGAGTGACGATTTGATTGCGTTAATTTTATTAATCAAACAGATTTTGAAAAAGTAG
- a CDS encoding metallophosphoesterase: protein MELRHYIIFAVATLLLQLFLYIFNRTLFWLFSGKLTHRLRYFIGSFTFLTANGIIFLTIFRIQPLFRLSALILILLLFSAFISVGLALTYKLLKSFINSSILNRTLRAVYPIGMLILVGLSIYNAYTPKVIHYQIELDKPLKAMRIAVASDFHLGKLFGSEQIDKLARIIEREKADLVLLPGDIMDDNLNAYLAEQMSSHLAKLKAPLGVYATLGNHDFFGQQQAIADEINKTGIKVLWDEAVTINNEFVIVGRNDDLNKARPTTKRLLQNVDTNLPVFLMDHRPTEVTEHSALPIDVQVSGHTHNGQIFPANLIIKAMYRLGYGYEKIADGHFFVTSGYGFWGIPMRLGSQSEIFIIDVKGKN from the coding sequence TTGGAACTTCGTCATTATATTATTTTTGCCGTTGCAACCCTTCTCCTGCAGCTTTTTTTGTATATTTTCAACCGCACTTTATTTTGGCTTTTTAGCGGTAAATTAACTCACCGATTGCGCTATTTTATCGGCTCTTTTACCTTTTTGACCGCAAACGGCATTATTTTTCTGACTATTTTCCGCATTCAACCGCTGTTTCGCCTAAGTGCGCTAATTTTGATTTTATTACTTTTTTCGGCATTTATCAGCGTAGGATTAGCTTTAACTTATAAGTTGTTGAAATCTTTTATAAATTCTTCAATTTTGAACCGCACTTTGCGAGCGGTTTACCCTATCGGCATGTTGATTTTAGTGGGTTTAAGCATTTATAACGCCTATACGCCGAAAGTGATTCATTATCAGATCGAACTTGATAAACCGCTGAAAGCCATGCGCATTGCCGTTGCCAGCGATTTTCACTTAGGCAAATTATTCGGCAGCGAACAAATCGACAAACTAGCCCGAATTATTGAGCGGGAAAAAGCGGATCTCGTATTATTGCCCGGTGATATTATGGACGATAATCTCAATGCTTATCTTGCGGAGCAAATGTCAAGCCATCTTGCAAAATTAAAGGCGCCGTTGGGCGTTTATGCGACGCTCGGTAATCACGATTTTTTTGGGCAGCAACAGGCGATTGCCGATGAAATAAATAAAACAGGCATAAAAGTATTGTGGGACGAAGCAGTGACTATCAATAATGAATTTGTTATAGTCGGACGCAATGACGATCTGAATAAAGCGCGTCCGACGACAAAGCGGTTATTGCAAAATGTGGATACCAACCTGCCTGTTTTTCTGATGGATCATCGACCTACCGAAGTCACGGAACATTCGGCGCTGCCTATTGATGTGCAGGTTTCCGGACATACTCACAACGGGCAGATCTTCCCGGCGAATCTGATTATTAAGGCTATGTATCGCTTAGGATACGGCTATGAAAAAATAGCTGACGGGCATTTTTTTGTTACTTCGGGTTATGGTTTTTGGGGAATTCCAATGCGCCTGGGGTCGCAATCCGAAATATTTATCATTGATGTAAAAGGAAAAAATTAA
- the trxA gene encoding thioredoxin, whose protein sequence is MSEVLHATDASFEADVLRSDVPVLVDLWAPWCGPCRMVAPILDDLAAELAGKVKIVKINIDENQGTPAQFGVRSIPTLLMFKDGQLVGTQVGALPKNQLAAFVEKNL, encoded by the coding sequence ATGTCAGAAGTATTACACGCAACAGACGCTTCATTTGAAGCCGACGTATTAAGATCAGATGTACCCGTATTGGTTGACTTATGGGCGCCATGGTGCGGTCCTTGCCGTATGGTTGCGCCAATTTTAGACGATTTAGCCGCAGAATTAGCAGGCAAAGTAAAAATCGTTAAAATTAATATTGATGAAAACCAAGGTACGCCGGCTCAGTTTGGCGTTCGCAGTATCCCGACATTATTAATGTTTAAAGACGGTCAATTAGTCGGTACACAAGTCGGTGCATTGCCAAAAAATCAATTAGCGGCTTTTGTTGAGAAAAACCTTTAA